Proteins co-encoded in one Octopus sinensis linkage group LG6, ASM634580v1, whole genome shotgun sequence genomic window:
- the LOC115213262 gene encoding outer dense fiber protein 2-like, whose translation MLQDRHSEEIGLQRVAEQNRLLFQKLHGVEKEKEKMILTQFTQDRTISDLETTVSEQKEEVNSLKRLQKSVEQTRGHLQRQLRTKEADCNRMSVQIQTLEKQLAEAVMDNKRLQRQMSTVRDQSDKDKGYLKKATRLLKQKASYTEDTVEHLNSELVNKEKELTDASTQLDVYRTRLEQIGQEKSSAFAECSKLKQEMEDLQNKIHLYEDNSTETSRMSAMLEEKTLECQNKCQENEKLMSIQEELTSKLTEDETNVNHLQTKLTQAEEIIEEYKGRMDISRSEANNTLSLLEEQQKQNSRIQREGEDELDKVKKRLHQRLLELEPLPEMLKTTELKVQDFEQQLHLSERKNTENIKLIAELTSKLEHVNEMLEEAKQMNHEYVEENRSLRNKVDTLERKFLEVTEQNRELMTTISKREETIRLNNERLSQQKILDLECQVNQVKTEVNRVKREKDENNRRCNSRLHDLKDRLEQSQSTNRSLQNYVQFLKTSYRNVYGDMTESFLRPTLP comes from the exons ATGCTTCAGGATCGACATTCTGAAGAAATCGGGTTACAACGTGTTGCTGAACAGAACAGGTTGCTGTTCCAGAAACTACATGGtgttgaaaaggaaaaagagaagatgATTCTTACCCAGTTCACTCAGGACAGAACTATATCTGATTTAGAAACCACTGTGTCAGAACAAAAGGAAGAAGTAAATTCACTAAAACGTCTTCAGAAATCAGTAGAACAAACACGGGGCcatcttcaaagacaacttcgAACTAAAGAAGCAGACTGCAACAGAATGTCTGTACAGATACAGACCCTGGAGAAGCAATTGGCCGAGGCTGTGATGGACAACAAACGGCTGCAACGTCAAATGTCCACAGTTAGAGACCAGTCAGACAAGGACAAAGGTTACTTGAAGAAAGCAACACGGCTGCTGAAGCAGAAGGCCAGCTACACAGAAGACACTGTGGAACACCTAAACTCTGAATTggtaaacaaagagaaagaactCACTGATGCCAGCACACAGCTTGATGTCTACAGGACAAGATTGGAACAAATCGGTCAAGAGAAGAGCTCGGCTTTTGCAGAATGTTCTAAGCTAAAGCAAGAAATGGAAGATCTGCAAAATAAGATCCACCTCTATGAGGACAATTCTACAGAAACATCTAGAATGTCTGCCATGCTGGAGGAGAAGACGTTGGAGTGTCAGAACAAATGTCAGGAGAATGAGAAATTAATGTCTATCCAAGAGGAATTGACATCAAAGTTGACCGAAGATGAAACCAATGTCAACCATTTGCAGACCAAACTGACACAGGCTGAAGAAATCATTGAAGAATACAAAGGCAGGATGGACATATCCAGAAGTGAAGCTAATAATACACTGAGTCTGTTGgaagaacaacagaaacaaaacagtCGCAtccagagagaaggagaagacgaaTTGGATAAGGTGAAGAAACGGTTACACCAACGTCTGTTAGAATTAGAACCTCTGCCAGAGATGTTGAAGACCACAGAACTAAAAGTACAAGACTTTGAGCAGCAGTTACATTTGTCTGAGAGGAAGAACACAGAAAACATCAAACTAATTGCAGAACTTACTTCAAAGCTGGAACATGTTAATGAGATGCTGGAAGAAGCCAAACAAATGAACCATGAATATGTGGAGGAAAACCGAAGTTTAAGGAATAAAGTCGACACACTTGAACGGAAGTTTCTAGAAGTTACAGAACAGAATCGTGAACTGATGACTACCATATCCAAGAGAGAGGAAACCATCCGCCTGAACAAT GAAAGATTATCTCAACAGAAAATCTTAGATCTTGAATGTCAAGTGAATCAGGTGAAAACTGAGGTAAACAGAGTGAAGAGGGAGAAGGATGAGAACAATCGCAGATGTAATTCTCGGCTGCACGACCTGAAGGACCGGCTGGAACAGTCACAAAGCACAAATCGAAGTTTGCAGAATTACGTCCAGTTCCTGAAGACATCTTACCGCAACGTCTATGGGGACATGACTGAATCCTTCCTGCGGCCAACACTGCCGTAA